The DNA segment GTCTGGTTCGAGGACCAGCAGAGCCTGGGCTACAAGCTGCGGATCGCGGACCGCTACGGTCTAGGCGGCGTGGCCCTCTGGCGCCTGGGGCAGGAGGATGCGGGAAGCTGGAGCCTCCTGACCGGGGGATGAGGCCGGGGGATCCGGGCCGGCCGCTCACGCCCGGGGCTCGACAGGTGCAGCCTCCTTCGGCTCCTTCAAGCTCCCCTGCTCGATGAGCTGTCCCACGGGGACCACTGCCAGGCCCTTCTCGCGGATGGCCGCCAGGATCTCAGGAAGCGCGGCCAGCGTCGGCTCGGTGGGGTGCATGAGCACGATGGCTCCCGCCGCCAGCCGGGGTACCACCCGCTGCACGATGCGGGCCGGCGCTGGCCGTTGCCAGTCGATGGTGTCGATGGTCCACATGACCGTCCAGTATCCCAGGTCCGAGGCGACCCGGGCCACCCGGTCGTCCACCTCGCCGTAGGGTGGGGCGAAGAGGCGGGGCTGCTCCCCCGCAAGGGAGGCGATCAGCTCCTCGTTCTGCCGGATCAGGCGGGCCAGGTCGCCGTCGGCCAAGGCCCGGGGGTGGTCGTGGGTGAACCCGTGGTTGCCCACCTCGTGCCCGTCGGCCGCCATCCGGCGCACCAGCCCGGGGGAGTGCGAGGCCCACCGGCCCGTGGGGAAGAAGGTGACCCGAACCCCTTCCCGCTTGAAGAGGTCGAGCATCTGCGGGAGCACCTCGTCGCCCCAGTCCACGTTCACCGCCAGCGCGACCCACGGCTCCCGGGTGGGCACCCGGTAGACGGCCCGGTCCGGGCGGAGCGGCTCCAGCGGTGCGAGCACCCCCAGGCTCCCCCACCCCGGCTCCAGCGTGGCTCCGTACCACGCCGCGACCACCACCAGGGCCGCTGCGACCAGGAGCGACCCGTCCACGAGACGATCGAGACGAACGGCCCAGAAGCGGACCCGGCGCCGCCTCATCGGGATCCTCCTTCCCCCGGAGGCTTGGAGGTGCGAGGAGCACCCGGTGCCGGCTCGGGCCGCGGCGGGGGTTCGGGCAGGGCCCTCTGCACCCCCGAGTGCCCTTCGATGGTGTAGTTCCGGCGGTAGATCAGCTCCGAGACGGGCACGATCCGGTATCCCCGCTTCTGGATCTCGGGGATCAGCCGTTCGATCGCCTCGGGGGTGTGGCGGCCCGCGTTGTGGAAGAGGATGATGTCTCCCGGCCCCAGCCGACTCAGCGCCCGCTGGATCATGGCGTCGGCTGAAAGGTCCTTCCAATCCAGGGAGTCGATGGACCACTGGACGGGGTAGAGCCCCATCTCCTGCGAGACCCGGACCAGCTGGTCGTCGTACTCGCCGAAGGGCGGCCGGAAGAGCACGGGCTTCTGCCCCGTCAGCCGCTCGATCATCGCTCCGTTGCGCTCCAGGTCCTCGCGGACCTCGTACTCGCTCATGGAGGCCATGTGGCCGTGCGCGTAGCTGTGGTTGCCGATCTCGTGGCCCGCCTCGGCGATCTTCCGGACGTACTCGGGGTACTCTTCGACCCAGTTGCCTGCCAGGAAGAAGGTGGTCCTCACCCCGTAGCGGCTCAGGATCTCCAGGAGGCGGTCGGTGTTCTCGGTCCCCCAGGTGGCGTCGAAGGAGAGAGCCACCCAGGGCTCCTTGCGGTCCACCTTGTAGATGGGCACCAGCCGTGCGAAGAGGAGCCGGCTGGTGGCGGTCCAGACCGGCTCCGCCCCGAAGTGGACGAGGCTGGATCCTGCCAGCACCAGCCCCAGGAGCGCGAGGAGGGCCCACCTCCGCCGCAGCACGACGACCATGCTCGCTCCCCCCGTCCGGCTCTCGGGTGGAGCCTATTCGGGGGAAAGCGGCGCTAGAAGGTCCTGGGGAGCGGGGACGGGCCCGGGGAGGCGGTCCTACCGGGTGAAGACGTGGTTGCCGATCTTCCGCACGACGGGGCGTCCGGCCCAGAAAGATGGGTTCCGGGTGAGGCGGGGGTTGTAGAAGAAGAGCGCCCCCATGCTGGGATCGCTGCCGCCCAGGGCCAGGTCGACGGCCTGGTAGATGTTCGGCGGGATCTGCGCCGAGGCGCTGTACCGGTGGGTGTCCAGGGGTTGGAACTGGCCTGGCTGGAAGACCACGCCTCGGATGCTGTCGGGGAAGTCGGGGTGGCGGACCCGGTTGAGGACCACCGCGGCCACGGCCACCTGCCCCTCGAAGGGCTCGCCCCGGGCCTCCCAGTAGACCAGCCAGGCCAGCAGGTGGCGATCGGCCGCGGTCGCGTGGACGGGCGCCGTGGGGCGCGCCCGCTCCAGGCCTGGGCCACGCGCCTGGCCGTCGCCGCCGCCTGCGACGGTCTGGATGAGGATGAGGGCCAGCAAGGCCCACCAGAGGTGCTCAGGTTTCATCGCGCCCACGCTCCACGTCCAGGCTCAGCATCAGCCGGCCACCTCACGAGGGCCTTCAGCCAGCCAGCGCCGCACCGCCTCGGAGATCGCCTGCCGGCCGCCCCGCACGAGGCTCGCCGGGGGCAGCGACGCGAGGACCGTCTGGCCGTACCGGCGCCGGGTGACGCGCCCGTCCAGCACCACCACCGCCCCCCGGTCGGTTCGGTGGCGGATGAGGCGGCCAAAGCCCTGCTTCAGCCGGAGGACCATCTCGGGAAGCTGGTAGGCCGCGAAGGCGTCCCGTCCCAGGCGCCGGAGCCGCTCGATGCGCGCCGCCACCACCGGCTCGGTGGGTACCGCGAAGGGAAGACGGGCGATCACCACCAGCTCCAGGGCCTGCCCCGGCAGGTCCACGCCTTCCCAGAAGCTCGCGGTGGCCAGGCAGACGGCACCCGGTTCGGAGCGCAACCGGTCCAGGAGCTGGCTGCGGGGCAGGTCGCCCTGGCGCATGAGGCCGCGGTCGGCCGGCAGCCGCCCCTCCAGCGCCCGCCCGGCCTCCTCGAGCATCTGGTAGGAGGTGAAGAGCACCAGGGTGCCCCCCGACACCGCCGGCACCAGGAGCTCCAGTGTCTCCGCCACGGCGTCGGCGAAACCTGGCACGCCCGGCTCGGGCAGGTCCTCGGCCACGGCCAGGAGCGCCTGGGCGGCGTAATCGAAGGGCGACTCGATCACCTCCTCAAGCAGGCGCCCATCCTGGCGGCACTCCTCCAGCCCCAGGCGCTCCACCAGGTAGTCGAAGCGCCCGTCCACGGTGAGGGTGGCCGAGGTGGCCACCACCCCCGCAAGCTGGTCGAAGAGGGCCCTTTGCAGGAGCGGGCCCACCTCCACGGGAGCGGAGCGGAGCTTCACCCCGGCCCGGCCGCCCTCCAGCCAGTGCACCTCGTCGGGACCCTCCGCCTGAAGGATCGCCTCCAGGTCCTCCGCCTGCCGGCGGAGGGCCAGGTCCACCCCTTCCAGCTCGGCCAGCACCGCCCGGCCTCGCTCCTCCCGGGCCGGGGCGAATCCCTTCAGGTCCGCCCGGAACCGGTCCAGGAGGCCGGCCAGGGCAGTCCAGTCCCCCGCCGCCTCCCGGGCCAGCCGCTCGAGCCGCTCGGGAAGCTCTCCCGGGCGGATCACCCGCAGGCCGTCGGCCCGGGCAGCCCAGGCGGCCAGGCCGTCGAAGAGGGCCTCGGCCTGCTCGCCCGCCCGGCGGGTAGCGGGCAGGATCTGCCAGTCCAGCAGCTCCAGGAGCTCCTTGGCCTCACGGTCTGCCGCCTCGCCGGCCAGCAGCCGTGCGGTGGCCAGGAGGCCGCCCCGGTTGCCCCGGCTCCGGTGCAGCCGGTGCAGGAGGCGCTCCACCCCGCGCCGGGTGAGCTGGCGCCCCAGGTGGGCGCTGGCCGTCTCCTCCAGGTGGTGGGCCTCGTCCAGGATCACACAGCCGTAGACGGGCAGCACCGCCCGATCGGACTCCCACCCCACCGCCTGCCTCACCACCGCATCGGCCAGGAGCAGGTGGTGGTTGACCACCAGGAGCTGCGCGCCTTCCATCTTCCGCCGGGCCTGGAAGAAGTGGCATCGCTGGAAGAGGGGGCAGTCGGCCCGCAGGCAGGCGTCGGGGTCGGCCGAGACCTCCTCCCAGAGCTCCGCGGTGGGCTCGAAGGGGAGCTCCGAACGGCTCCCCTCATCGACCTCATCGGCCCACGCGGCCAGGGCCTGAAGCTCGTCCTCGGTCTCCTCGTCCTGCTCCTCGGGGCGGCTGCGGATCCGCTCGAGCCTGAGCAGGCAAAGGTAGTTGGCCCACCCCTTCACCAGGGCGTGGGTGAACGAGAAGGGCAGGACCTCTTGCAGCGACGGGAGGTCCTTGGAGACCAGCTGCTCCTGCAGGGGGATGGTCTGGGTGGAGACCACCACCCGCTCGCCGGTGGCGTGAGCGTAGAAGAGGGCGGGAACCAGGTAGGCCAACGACTTCCCCGTTCCGGTCCCCGCCTCGATGAGGGCCACCGCAGCCGGCGGGCCGGCGCTGCCCTCGAGCACCAGGGCCACCTGGCGGGCCATGCGGGCCTGCTGGGGTCGCCACTCGTACTGCGGGAGCGCACGGGCGAGCGGACCGTCGGCCCGGAAGAAGTCTTCCGCCTCCCGCACCCATCCCACCGGCCGGCCTCCTCCACCTTCGATGCTGGATCACTTCGACGCCCCCCCTCCCTCCCCTTCCGGGCCCGTCTCCAACCGCCCCAGCCGGTCCAGCCACCGCAGCAGGGGGGAGCCTTCGATCCGCTCCGAGAGCGAGGCCCGCTCGGTGTAGAGGTGAAGGCCGACCAGCGCCGCCAGCAGCAGCACCCACGCCCCCGGGGGCAGGGCGCGCCAGGCCACCCAGCCCGCCAGGGCGCCGAGGGCATTGGCCCCCGCGTCCCCCAGGACCCCCTCTTCCCGCAGGTCCCACCCCAAGATCCCCAGCGCGGCTGCCGCGCCCGGCAGGGTGGGCAACGCCGAACGCGGGTCGGCAACGAAGGCCACGGCCAGGAGCAGGAGCGCGACCTTGAGGGCCCGGCCCGGCCGCACGTCCAGCAGGTTGACGGCGTTCGCCGTCAGGGCCAGGAGAACGGCTCCGGCAAGCAGCGCGAACGCCCCCGGCGCAGCGCCCGTCCAGGAACCGGATGCCGCGGCCAGCAACGCACCGGCACCCAGCAGGAAGACCTTCAGGGCACCCGTGGTGAGCCGCCCCTCCGCGAGGGCCCGGCCGTGCCCCCGCAGGCCCCGGCTGCTCCCGTCGCCCAGGAGGTCGTCGATCCAGCCCACCAGGGCCGCCCACAGGATCCAGGCGGCCAGGGCCACCCCGGTGCCCGTGGCCGCCGCGGCCCGGCCCGGAAGGGCTCCCGCCCCAGGAGAGCTCCAGGGCAGCGCCACGAGCGCCCCCACCGCCCAGAGGGCCGCCGCGGCCGCGAGCGCCCAGGCGACGCCCAGCCCCAAGGGCACCCAGCGGCCGCGGTAGTTGGTGACCCCCAGGTGGCGCTCCCGGCTCCAGCCGAGGATCGCCCGGCCCAGGAGCCGGCTCCCGGCCCAGGCCGCGGCCGCCGCGAGGAGCCAAGGCCATGCCATCGCCCTACCCCCTCCCTAGCCGCGCCGCCAGAACCCGAAGGATGGCCGCCAGCTGCCGGCCCCGGTGGAGGAAGCCCGCCAGGTCCCGCCCTGTGGCCCGGTGCCGGAGGGGGATGGCGACCTCCACCACCCGGAAGCCCGCGCGCAGGGCGTCCACCGTCAGGCCCACCTCCACCCCGAACCCGGAGGCCAGGGGGGCCACCCGCTCCAGCACGGCCCGCCGCACCGCCCTCTGGCCCGACAGGGGCGCCCCGGCGACGAACCCCGTCAGGCGGCGGATCCCCCAGCGCGCCACCCCGCTGGCCAGGCCGAAGCCCCCACCCCCGCCGCTGAACGCGGCCACGGCCACGTCGGCCTGGCCGCCTGCCACCGCCTCCACCAGCGGCCAGAGCCGGGCTGCGGTCTCCTCCAGGTCCGCGTCCAGGAAGAGGACGATGCCGGACTCCGTGGCGCGCCACCCCGCCTCCATGGCTTGGCCCTTTCCGTGGCTCCCCGCCCACCGCACCACCCGCGCGCCGGCCTGCGCAGCCACGTCAGCCGTCCCATCGGTGGAGCCGTCGTCGACCACCACCACCTCCTCCAGGGGCAGGGAGGCCAGGGCGGCCAGGGTGGACCCCAAGCAAGGCTCCTCGTTCCGGGCCGGCACCACCCCCGCGACCCGCGCCGGACCGCTGTCTCGATCTCCCGCGGTCACGGCAGCCGGGGGCCTTCCGAGGCCCACCCGTAGCGACCGGGGCGCCGGGCCGCCAGCCCCAGGACCACCGCCACCGCGGCCACGGGGTGGTCCAGTGGGCCCACGGCGGCCCACCCGTCAGGCAAGGGGAGCTCCCGGTCCGGGAAGCGGTCGGGCAGGGCCAGCAGCGGGAAGGCTGCGGCCGGCGCCGTCGCGGGCAGGAGGGCCGTGGGGGTCAGGCCCTCCCCCTGGAACCCGGTTCCGGCCACCACCACCAGCGCGTCGACCTCGGCCGCCCCCCGGGAGCCCCGGCCGGCCGCCTGCGGGCTTTGGTCTTCGCCCGGGGCCGGGCGTGCGGCAGGGTCCGGCGCCGCGGCCGGGCGGCCCCAGGGGAGGCTCACCACCCGGGCGCCTGAAAGGCGCAGGACCTCCAGCAGCCCGGCCGGCGCCCGGTGATCCGGGGCGGTCACCACCCCCACCGTGCGGCCTTCCAGCCGTCCCTTCACCAGAAGAGGAAGGACCTCGGCGCCGAAGGCCCGCCACCCCGCCGCCTCCTGCGTCAGCCGCGCCTCGCGCTCCAGCAACGCATGCTGGGCCTCGCGGCTCGCGTTCAGCTCGTCTTCGATCCGGTCCAACGCCGCCTGCTGGCGCTGGATCCACGCGTCGTCCCCGCCCAACCCCAGCCCGATCACCATGCCCAGCGCCAGCGCCAAAAAGACGGCTCCGAGCGAGGCCAGGTGGCTTCGCCACTCCACCACACAGCCGCCTCCTCAGGCCCTCACCATCCCGCCCAGATCCTGAGCTGCAGCCAGACCAGCCGTACCGCCTCCCGCACGGGCGGGGCCAGGAGCACCACCACCAGCAGGGGGAGCAGGGCTGCGGCCATCAGCCCCACCCAGTAGGATGCGCGGGGGCGGGCCTGGTAAAGCCGGCTTACCCCCCGGGCGTCCACCAGCCGGGGGCCCAGCTTGGTACGGACCAGCAAGGTGCTCGCCATGCCGCTCCGGCCCTTCTCCAGGAAGTCGATGAGGTTCGAGTGCGAGCCGACGGCCACGATCAGCTCGGCACCCTCCTGGTGGGCGAGCATCATGGCCAGGTCTTCGCTGGTGCCCACCATGGGCACCACGTGGGCCGCCCGGCCCGCCGCCAGGACCCGGTCGAGCCCCGGTGCCCGCCCGTCCGCGTAGGCGTGCACCACCAGCTCCGCGCCGCAGGTGAGGGCCCGGTCCGAGACCGAGTCGAAGTCGCCCACGATCAGGTCCGGGGTGATGCCTTCCTCCAAGAGCGCGTCGGCCCCGCCGTCCACGGCCAGGGTCACGGGGCGCACCTCCGCCAGGTAGGGGCGAATGGCTCGCAGGTCGTCCCGGAACCCGCGCCCCCGGACCACCACCAGCGCGTGGCGGCCGTGCAGTCGGGTCCGCAGGGGCGGGTGGGCCAGCGGCCTGAGAACGGCATCCTGCTCCCGCAGGGCATATTGTAAGGTATTTTCGATGAATTTACGCAACTCTTCGTCCAGGTGGGCCTGCCCCTGGTTCCACCGGGCCTCCAGCGACGCCTGGGAGACCGGCACCGCCGCGCCCCGCCATCCCGTCGCGCTGCGAAGGGTGCCTCCCTCCACCCGGAGCACGTCCCCTTCGCGCACGGCGTCCAGCACGTCGGGCCCCGCCTCTTCCAGGAGGGGAAGACCCGCCTCCCAGAGCAACCACGGGCCCTGCGCCGGAAACCGGCCCGTAAGGAAGGAGCTCGCGTTCACCACGGCCGCGGGCCGGCACCGCACCAGGGCCTCCGCGGCCAGCCCGTCCATGTCCGGGTGGTCGACCACCGCGATCTCCCCAGGATGGAGGCGCTCCACCAGGTGCTTGGTCACCCGGTCCACCCGGGCGATCCCTTCCGCGACGGGGACGTCGGCCACCGTTCCGCCGGGCCGGGTGACCATCAGGCACCCAGCCCCCGGCCGTTACGTGCCGCCAGGGAGACCTCGTCGGCCATGCGGGCGATGAAGGAAGAGTTGGTCGGCTTGCCGGTGCGCATGTCCACCGCATAGGTGAAGATCTCGTTCAGCCGCGGCAGGTTGCCCCGGGTCCAGGTGGCCTCGATGGCGTGCCGGATGGCCCGTTCCACCTTGTCGGCGGTGGTGCCGAAGCGGCGGGCCACGTTGGGATAGAGGCCCTTGGTGACCCGCGAGAGGAGCTCGGGCTGCTCGCTCACCTGCATGATCGCCTCCCGCAGGTAGAGGTATCCCTTGTAGTGGGCGGGCACCCCCAGGTCGCTCATCATGCGGGCGACGTGCTCCTCCAGGCGCGGGTCCCGCACCCGGCGGGGCACGGGATCGGGGCGACGTACCGCCTCCCGGATCCGCTGCAGCAGAATGCCCATCTCCATGGGCTTCATGCAGTAGTAGTGGGCGCCCAGACCCATGGCGCGCTCGATCAGATCCTCCTGACCGAACGCGCTCACCACCACGACCTTGATCTTCCCCGTGGCCCCGTCCCCGTCGCGCCGGAGCTGCTCCAGCACCCCGAAGCCATCCAGGTGGGGCATCACCAGGTCGAGGACGAGCACGTCGGGCTGCCAGACGGGCAGGAAGGCCAGCGCGCTGCGCCCGTCCTCGACCGCCCCGGCCCACTCCATGTCGGGCTCGCCCTCGATGCCGCGCTGCAAGAGGCGGCTGAAGTGGGCGTTGTCATCGGCCACCATCACCCGGATCGCCACCCCCCGGCCTCCCTTCCCGCGTGCGCGCGATGGTTGCAGGGCCGTCCCTGGCCCAGTCTACCGAATTCTCCTTCACGACGCCTTCCTCCTTTCACCGGGCGCACCCTGTCGAGCCTCGGGCGTGGGCAGCGCGCCGTCGAGCCCTGTTTCGTAGACCATCCACTCGGCCAGGATCCCGAACCCCCGTCGGGGGTCGTTGACGAAGACGTGGGTGAGCGCCCCCACCAGGCGGCCCCCCTGCAGGATGGGGCTCCCCGACATCCCCTGGACGATGCCGTCGGTCCGGGCCAGGAGGCGGGGATCGGTGATCTCCAGCACCAGGCCCCGATCGCTGGGCGCCCGCTGGCCGCGCACTTCCAGGATCTCCACCTCGAAGGTCTCCACCCGCTGATCGTCCAGGACCGTGAGCATCTGGGCGGGGCCGGGGCGCACCTCCTGGGCCAGCGCGACGGGAACGGGCCGGTTCACGGCCCCCGGCGGCGGCTCGCGCAGCAGCCGGCCGTAGATCCCGAAAGGTGTGTTCTTCTCGATGACCCCCAGGGACCCGCCGCTGTCCAGCACGCCCACCTTCTCGCCCGGCTCGCCGCTGAGGCTGGGACGCAGACCCTCCACCCGGGCTGCGACGATCTGCCCGTCGTGGAGGGTCACGGGCCGTTCCTGGGTGTCCGTCACCTGGTGCCCCAGGGCGGCGAAGAGGTCCCGCTCGGGGTCGAAGAAGGTGAGGGTCCCCACCCCGGCCGTTGCCTCCTGGAGGACGATGCCCAGGAGATAAAGCTCCTGATCGCCCTCCTGCACGCGGACCGGGCGGACGCGCAGGGTGAGCCGGTCGCTGCCCCGCTCCACCTGCAGGCTCACCTCGCGGCCCGCACGACCGGCCAGGCGGGCGAGGCGCTCCACCTCCGTCGCCCGCTGCACGGGCTGCCCATCCACGGCCAGGAGGCGGTCACCTTCCTGGACGCCCGCCTCGGCGGCGGGGCTCTGCTCGTTCCCCGTCGCGGCCCGGACGCGGATGGTCCGCTCGACCACCAGCCCTCGAGGCGCCGTCACCACCCCGATGGACTGCCCGCCGGGCACCATCTGCACCCGGGGAACCACCGACACCTGCATGGTCCCCAGCGGGACCCACCCCAGGAAGCGGAGCTCGAGACGGCCCTGGCCCAGCGCCTCGCCCTGGAGGCGGAGGCCGCGGACGCTGGGGGATAGCCAGCCCCGGCCCTCCGCGTCGACCCAGCGGTAGAGGAGACCGGCCTGGAGCGGGTACGGCTCCCCGGGAAGGAGCCGCAGGTGGGAAGGCGAGGTTGCGAGGCGGAAGAGTCCTGGAAGGGCCAGGGCGAGCAAGATGAGGGCCAGCAAGGACAGGCTCCGGCCGAGTCGGCGCAAAGGCACCGAGATCCCCCCAGCGGGCGGCCTCCCAGCCTGAGCAGGTGCGGGAACACCTGCTAGACTGCCCGCCGGGCGGGGTTACGGTGTTGGTGACTCGCTGGCGCTCCTGGTCTGCCGGGCCTCCTCCAGAAGCTGGCGGGCGTGTGCCCGGGCGGCCTCGCCGGCCTGCCCGCCCAGCATGCGGGTGAGTTCTTCCACCCGCGCCTCTCCTTCCAAACGGTCCACCCGGACCCGGGTCCGCTCGCCCTCCACGCTCTTGCTCACCCGGTAGTGGGCGTCGGCCAGGGAGGCGATCTGGGGCAGGTGGGTCACGCAGAGGACCTGTTTCGCCCGGGCCAGGCGTTCCAGCCGGTGCCCCACCGCCTGGGCCGTTCGTCCGCCGATGCCGGCGTCGGCCTCGTCGAAGATGAGGGTGGGCGTGGCGTCGGCCTCGGCCAGCGCGCTCTTGAGCCCCAGCAGGATCCGGGAGAGCTCGCCCCCCGAGGCGATCCGGGAGAGCGGCCGCAGCCCCTCGCCGGGGTTGGGTTCGATGAGGAAGAGCACCCGCTCGAAACCGTGGGGGAAGGGGTGCAGCCGGCGGCCGGCCGCCTCCACGCCGTCGGCCGCCTCCTCCAGGCTCAGGTCCACCTGGAAGCGGCAGCGGTCCATCGCGAGCTGGCTCAGCTCGCCGGTGATCCGCTCCTCGAGACGCCGGGCCGCCTGGCGCCGAAGCTCGCCCAAGGCCTCGCCCGCCCCGGCCACCTGGCGCCGAAGGGCCGCGATCTCCTCCTCGAGCGCCGCGCTCGAGCCTTCCTCCCGTTCGAGTTCCTCCAGGCGGCGCCGGGCACGCGCCCCGTACGCCAGGATCTCGGCCGACCCGTCGCCGTACTTCCGGCTCAGGGTACGGACCAGGTGGAGGCGGCTCTCCAGCTCGTCCAGGCGCTGGGGATCCGCCCGCAGGCTCTCCAGGTAGGCGCGCAGCCCGTGGGCCGCCTCCGTGGCCTGCGCCGCCGCCGACTCCACCATGCCCAGCGACTCCTTCAGGGAGGGGTCGGTCTGCGCGGCCTGGCCCAGCTCCCGGGCCGCAGTGGCGAGCTGGTCGGAGGCGGCCGCCTGCTCGCCTCCCTCGTACAGGAGGCTGTAGGCCAGCTGTGCGGCCGTGCGGAGCTGCTCGGCGTGCGCCAGGCGCCGCCGCTCCTCCTCCAGCGCTTCCTCTTCCCCCGCTTCCAGGCTGGCGCCCTCGATCTCCTGGATCTGGAAGGCGAGCATCTCCGCCTCCCGGGCCCGCTCCCGCTCCGACGCGCGCAACGCCTCCAGCCGCCTCACCGCTTCGCTCCAGCGCGCGTACAGGTCCTCGTAGGCTCGCCGGGCGGCCAGGAGCTCCCCGCCGCCGAACTGGTCCAGCAGATCCAGCTGCCGGGCCGGGCTGGCCAGGAAGTGGTGGCTGTTCTGGGTCTGCAGCTCCACCAGCAGGGGCGCCACCCGCTGGAGGGTGGCCAGGGGCGCCAGGTGCCCGTTGAGCCGGCAGCGGTTGGCGGTGCGCCGGCTCAGGTCCCGCCGGACCACCAGGACCTCGTCGTCCTCCAGGAGGCCCTCCTCCGCCAGGAGCGCCCGCGCCTCGGGCCGGCCCGAGAGGTCGAAGGCGGCCTCCAGGAGCGCCTGCTCCGAACCCTCGCGGATCAGGTCGGCCTGGGCCCGCTCACCCAGCAGGGTCGTGATGCTGTCGATGAGGATCGACTTGCCGGCGCCCGTCTCACCCGTGAGCGCGCTGAGACCCCGTCCGAACGCGAGGTCGAGCCGCTCGATGAGCGCCACGTTCCGAAGGTGGAGTTCCAGGAGCACGCGACGGCGCCTCCTTTTCCCGAGGAAGCCTGGGCGCGGTCGGGGTGCGGGGGTGGAGGGGCTACTCGGACCGGAGCGCCTGGAGCTTCTGGAGCACCAGCAACGCCGGCGAGGCCGCGGGGGCCTGACCGTCCCCGGCTGGTTCCCCGGATCGCCGGCCCGCGGGCCGCTCGACCGCCACCAGGAGGATCGTGTCGTCGCCGGCGATGGAGCCCAGGACCTCGGGCCACGCCAGCGCGTCCACCGTGGCCGCCACCCCGTGCGCGGCCCCCGTGGTGGTCTTGATCAGGACCAGGTTGCCGCTGACGTCCATGGAGACCACGAAGTCCCGGAAGGCGCGGCGGGCGCGGTCCAGCCGATCGCCGGCGGGTTCCTGGCGCGACGGCACGTACCGGTACCCGCCTCCTGGAACGGGCTCCTTCACCAGGCCCAGCTCCTTGATGTCCCGGGAGACGGTGGCCTGGGTCGCCTCGATGCCGGCCTGGCGCAGCAGGTCGGCCAGCTCGTCCTGGGTACGGACCTCCCGCTCCCGGATGAGCTGGAGGATGGTTGCCTGGCGCCTGCTCTTCACTCCACCCCACCTCCGCCGGGTCCGAATCACAGTTCGGGGGAGAGGGGTCCAGATCCTTCATCCGGTGGCCGGGTCACCGTCGCGAGGAGGTCCGGGTCCGGGGGTGGGCAGGCGGCGGGGTCGTCCGCCGCCTGAAGCCAGAGGAGGAACTCCCGGTTCCCGGCGGGGCCGAGGAGAGGTGAAGGGACCAGCCCGCGTGCGGCGAAGCCTTCGCCCCGGGCCGCCTCCCACACCTTCTTGAGCACGTCGACGTGCACCTCGGGCGAGCGCACCACGCCACCCTTCCCCACCCGGGTGCGCCCTGCCTCGAACTGGGGCTTCACCAGCACCACCAGGTCGGCGGCGGGCGCGAGGAGGGATCGGAGGCGCCCGAGGAAGAGGGTCACCGAGATGAAGGAGACGTCCACCGTCGCGAGCTCGGCCGCCTCGGGCACCATCGAAGGCTCCAGACGCCGGATGTTGGTCCGCTCGAGCACCACCACCCGGGGGTCCTTCCGCAGCTTCCAGGCCAGCTGCCCGTAGCCCACGTCCACCGCGTACACCCGCCGCGCCCCCCGCTGCAGGAGGCAGTCGGTGAAGCCGCCGGTGGAGGCGCCCACGTCCAGGCAGATCCGCCCTTCCACGGCGAGCCCGAAGCGGTCCAGCGCGTGCTCGAGCTTCTCGCCGCCCCGGCTTACGAAGCGGGGGGGCCGGCCCGCCCAAACCACCTGGGCCCCCCGCGGCACCCGCGCGCCCGGCACGCTCACGGTGCGCCCGTCCACCTGGACCTCACCCGCCATGATCGCCCGCCGCGCCTGCTCCCGGGAGGGAAAGAGGCCTTCCTCCACCAGCCGGCGGTCCAGCCGCCCAGGTCCCTCGCTCATGACGGAGCGTTCTCGGCCCCCTTCCGCCAGGCAGCGGGCGAGACCACCTTCACCAGCCGCCGGGCGGCGTCCGCGATGCCCTCGGCCGACAGCCCCTGCTGGGCCCTGAGGCTCTCCTGGCCGCCGTGCTCCACGAACCGGTCCTCCACCCCCAGGCGCACCACCCGGGCGGCCACCTGCCGGTCCGAAAGAAGCTCCAGCACGGCGCTGCCGAAGCCGCCCATCCGGACCCCCTCTTCCACGGTCACCAGCCGCCCGGTGCGACGGGCCAGGTCCAAGATCCGCCCTTCGTCCAGGGGCTTGACGAACCGGGCGTTGAGGACCGCCGCCTGGATGCCCTCGGCCT comes from the Limnochorda pilosa genome and includes:
- a CDS encoding polysaccharide deacetylase family protein, with product MVVVLRRRWALLALLGLVLAGSSLVHFGAEPVWTATSRLLFARLVPIYKVDRKEPWVALSFDATWGTENTDRLLEILSRYGVRTTFFLAGNWVEEYPEYVRKIAEAGHEIGNHSYAHGHMASMSEYEVREDLERNGAMIERLTGQKPVLFRPPFGEYDDQLVRVSQEMGLYPVQWSIDSLDWKDLSADAMIQRALSRLGPGDIILFHNAGRHTPEAIERLIPEIQKRGYRIVPVSELIYRRNYTIEGHSGVQRALPEPPPRPEPAPGAPRTSKPPGEGGSR
- a CDS encoding copper transporter, translated to MVEWRSHLASLGAVFLALALGMVIGLGLGGDDAWIQRQQAALDRIEDELNASREAQHALLEREARLTQEAAGWRAFGAEVLPLLVKGRLEGRTVGVVTAPDHRAPAGLLEVLRLSGARVVSLPWGRPAAAPDPAARPAPGEDQSPQAAGRGSRGAAEVDALVVVAGTGFQGEGLTPTALLPATAPAAAFPLLALPDRFPDRELPLPDGWAAVGPLDHPVAAVAVVLGLAARRPGRYGWASEGPRLP
- a CDS encoding ATP-dependent DNA helicase, with the protein product MGWVREAEDFFRADGPLARALPQYEWRPQQARMARQVALVLEGSAGPPAAVALIEAGTGTGKSLAYLVPALFYAHATGERVVVSTQTIPLQEQLVSKDLPSLQEVLPFSFTHALVKGWANYLCLLRLERIRSRPEEQDEETEDELQALAAWADEVDEGSRSELPFEPTAELWEEVSADPDACLRADCPLFQRCHFFQARRKMEGAQLLVVNHHLLLADAVVRQAVGWESDRAVLPVYGCVILDEAHHLEETASAHLGRQLTRRGVERLLHRLHRSRGNRGGLLATARLLAGEAADREAKELLELLDWQILPATRRAGEQAEALFDGLAAWAARADGLRVIRPGELPERLERLAREAAGDWTALAGLLDRFRADLKGFAPAREERGRAVLAELEGVDLALRRQAEDLEAILQAEGPDEVHWLEGGRAGVKLRSAPVEVGPLLQRALFDQLAGVVATSATLTVDGRFDYLVERLGLEECRQDGRLLEEVIESPFDYAAQALLAVAEDLPEPGVPGFADAVAETLELLVPAVSGGTLVLFTSYQMLEEAGRALEGRLPADRGLMRQGDLPRSQLLDRLRSEPGAVCLATASFWEGVDLPGQALELVVIARLPFAVPTEPVVAARIERLRRLGRDAFAAYQLPEMVLRLKQGFGRLIRHRTDRGAVVVLDGRVTRRRYGQTVLASLPPASLVRGGRQAISEAVRRWLAEGPREVAG
- a CDS encoding glycosyltransferase family 2 protein is translated as MTAGDRDSGPARVAGVVPARNEEPCLGSTLAALASLPLEEVVVVDDGSTDGTADVAAQAGARVVRWAGSHGKGQAMEAGWRATESGIVLFLDADLEETAARLWPLVEAVAGGQADVAVAAFSGGGGGFGLASGVARWGIRRLTGFVAGAPLSGQRAVRRAVLERVAPLASGFGVEVGLTVDALRAGFRVVEVAIPLRHRATGRDLAGFLHRGRQLAAILRVLAARLGRG
- a CDS encoding polysaccharide deacetylase family protein yields the protein MRRRRVRFWAVRLDRLVDGSLLVAAALVVVAAWYGATLEPGWGSLGVLAPLEPLRPDRAVYRVPTREPWVALAVNVDWGDEVLPQMLDLFKREGVRVTFFPTGRWASHSPGLVRRMAADGHEVGNHGFTHDHPRALADGDLARLIRQNEELIASLAGEQPRLFAPPYGEVDDRVARVASDLGYWTVMWTIDTIDWQRPAPARIVQRVVPRLAAGAIVLMHPTEPTLAALPEILAAIREKGLAVVPVGQLIEQGSLKEPKEAAPVEPRA